CCCCCAGGATCCAGGATCAATTATCCGTCTTTGCCGCAATTTTACAAGAAAGAGGGTTTATCAAAGCCAAAACGGAAGGTAAGAAAGGGCGGATGTTGGCCATGATGGTCGCCAAAGGGATGATTCAGTTTTCTAAGTCCCTGGGTTTCCCCGCAACGTTGGCGGAGGCGGGTGTGTCCAAAGCATATTTGAAACGAATGATCCAGGCAGCCAAGGATCCCCAGCTGAAGATGAAGCTGCAGAACATGCCTACACCCATGGAAGCGGAGCGGGGAGATGTGGACCGGTTGATGAAACCGACCCTGGAAGCAGCGTTCACCGGGGACCTGGATTTGATTCCCCAAGAATAGAAGGAATTCGGAGTGCGGATTTCGGAGTGCGGAATGTCGATTATCGGAATTCGGATTATGAATTTTTTTCCGCATTCCCCAATCAGCATTCGGCAGTGGATAGGGGGTTTAAAAGATGAGATTAGATCTAATGGCTGCCCTGAAAAATACCAAAGTCAGAGATTGGAAGAAGATAAAAGTGGAATTTTCCGGCGGGCCGCTCAGCGTGTCTGTGCCGCGGGATTGCGTCGTATTGAACATGAAAAAAGCAGAGGTCTTGAAGAACCCGGCCAAGGAGATCGAGGAAGCCCTCGAAAAACCTTTGGGAGACCTGAGTTGGGAAAAAATTATCAAAGGGAAAGGGAAGCCTGCGGATGAACTGCAGGTAGCCATCACCGTTTCGGACATCACCCGTCCGGTTCCTTACAAAGGAAGAAACGGGATCCTTCCTCCCCTTCTCCAAAAACTGCAGGCTTTGGGGGTTCGGCAAAAGAATATCCGGATCATCGTGGGAACGGGAACGCACCGGGCCAGCACCCCCCAGGAAAAAGTCAAGATGCTGGGGAAAGAGGTCGTTGCTGCCTATGAAGTTCAGGACCATGACTGCGAAGCCCGGGCCAACCTGGTTTATGTAGGAGAGACGCCCAGCGGCACCGCAGTTTTCTTGAATAAAAGTTTCGCTGAGGCCGACTTGAAGATCGCCACTGGCTTAACGGAAAGCCACTTCATGGCGGGTGCTTCCGGCGGGAGGAAGGCGATTTGTCCCGGCTTGGTAGATCTGCGGACCATCCAAAAATTTCATAGTCCGGATTTTCTTGAATCTCCCCAGGCCACCAACCTGATGCTGGAAGGTAACCCGTGCCACGAGGAATCGGCAGTCATTGCCAAGGCTGTGGGGGTGGATTTCACGATAACCGTAACTCTGGATAAAGACATGCACCTGACCGGCGTTTTCGCGGGAGATCTGGAAAAAGTTTTGGAAGAAGCCGTGCGTAAGATTAAAACCTACGTGGCCATTCCGGTGTTAGGTGAGTTTGATATCGTTATAACCCATGGGGGATACGTGGGCCGGAACCATTACCAGGTTGCCAAAGCGGCAGTGGGAGCCCTTCCAGCCGTGAAAGGTAAGGGAGTGATTATCATTGCCGCCGACAACCGGGATGAAGAGCCTATCGGCGGGCCTGAATACAGAACCTTGATCCACCTCTTGAAGCTCCAAGGAGTGGATGGATACGTAGATTTGCTCCAGTCCCCAGCATGGAAGTTTACCAAGGACCAGTGGGAGCCTGAAGTCTGGGGGAGGGTGTTAAGAAAGGTAGGAGAAGAAAGGCTGATCTACTGTACTACTGATATTCCTGAGAAAGATTTC
The Deltaproteobacteria bacterium genome window above contains:
- the larA gene encoding nickel-dependent lactate racemase, translating into MRLDLMAALKNTKVRDWKKIKVEFSGGPLSVSVPRDCVVLNMKKAEVLKNPAKEIEEALEKPLGDLSWEKIIKGKGKPADELQVAITVSDITRPVPYKGRNGILPPLLQKLQALGVRQKNIRIIVGTGTHRASTPQEKVKMLGKEVVAAYEVQDHDCEARANLVYVGETPSGTAVFLNKSFAEADLKIATGLTESHFMAGASGGRKAICPGLVDLRTIQKFHSPDFLESPQATNLMLEGNPCHEESAVIAKAVGVDFTITVTLDKDMHLTGVFAGDLEKVLEEAVRKIKTYVAIPVLGEFDIVITHGGYVGRNHYQVAKAAVGALPAVKGKGVIIIAADNRDEEPIGGPEYRTLIHLLKLQGVDGYVDLLQSPAWKFTKDQWEPEVWGRVLRKVGEERLIYCTTDIPEKDFTMLPGVSGYEFLTPPGRKKSRAKKVQEMVQNAVIYFHHQYATQNISPRLAFISEGPYAVPIKTGDGL